In the Maridesulfovibrio ferrireducens genome, one interval contains:
- a CDS encoding type I secretion system permease/ATPase translates to MPDKKQPFAAAPEMQAQDQESEPLLDENPLKPDERLSPKDIDFQPPLVICLSIISRLMGKPVSSATLKAGIPQQGGVITAASIVRAAEHIGIKAKTVHRPKLRSISKLVLPSILLMRGGNACVLIDTTEDTARVMIPGNGMDESEIPLTELEDEYTGYAIFTHRASKLDKRASEFKLVKAKRWFWGTIFSFWPIYKHVIGASVMTNLITICAPLFAMNVYDRVIPNNAMDTLWALAIGVGIAYFFDFLLKNLRSYFVDVAGRNADVLIGSRLMQHLMSARLDHMPESAGAVANNIREFESLREFFSSSTLVAFIDMPFLLLFIWVIYLIGGPLVFPVIAAVPIVIIVGILIQIPFQHIIENHYKESTQKNALLFEIVHGLETIKTSLAEGRMQSRWENVVGMSAHSSSSAKVMANISITFSVLVTQMVSVAIIILGVVLISKGELTVGGLIACNILSGRAMAPLSAVAGLLSRYQQSRMALGALDMLMKLPSERPDDKETFHYAGGDPSITFKDVSFSYPGTDKAVLNNVNLHIKPGEKVGIIGCIGAGKTTLGKLCLGLYQPVEGSVKLGDIDLRQMDVADLRRRVGYVAQDSLLFYGTLKDNIAFGLPEADDQSIRYAADIAGVTSFVKDHPAGFGMKVGERGSSLSGGQRQAVSIARTILLDPEVLIMDEPSSNMDNQSEIRLKDKLRPYVKDKTLIVIAHRHTMLDLVDRLVIMDKGKIAVDGPKKAVLDGLRSGKIKVSI, encoded by the coding sequence ATGCCGGATAAGAAACAGCCTTTTGCCGCGGCTCCAGAAATGCAGGCTCAAGATCAAGAAAGTGAGCCTTTACTTGATGAAAATCCTTTGAAGCCGGATGAACGATTATCCCCCAAGGATATTGATTTCCAGCCTCCTTTAGTGATTTGTCTTTCTATCATAAGCAGACTCATGGGTAAGCCTGTTTCTTCGGCAACTTTGAAGGCTGGCATTCCGCAACAGGGCGGGGTCATTACGGCGGCTTCTATCGTCCGGGCCGCAGAACATATCGGAATAAAAGCAAAGACCGTACACCGTCCTAAATTAAGATCAATATCAAAGCTGGTGTTACCCAGTATATTGCTTATGCGGGGTGGTAATGCTTGTGTGCTGATTGATACCACAGAGGATACAGCGCGTGTAATGATCCCGGGTAACGGGATGGATGAATCTGAGATTCCGTTAACTGAACTTGAGGACGAATATACCGGTTATGCCATTTTTACTCACCGGGCGAGTAAGCTTGATAAGCGGGCAAGCGAGTTTAAATTAGTTAAAGCTAAACGCTGGTTCTGGGGAACAATATTCAGTTTTTGGCCCATTTATAAACATGTTATCGGCGCTAGTGTTATGACTAACCTCATAACTATTTGTGCTCCTTTGTTCGCAATGAATGTTTACGATAGAGTTATACCTAATAACGCTATGGATACTTTGTGGGCGTTGGCTATTGGTGTCGGGATAGCTTATTTCTTTGATTTTTTGCTAAAAAATCTGCGTAGTTATTTTGTTGATGTTGCCGGACGAAATGCTGATGTTTTGATTGGTAGTCGGCTTATGCAGCATCTTATGTCCGCCAGATTGGACCATATGCCGGAATCAGCCGGAGCAGTTGCAAATAATATACGTGAATTCGAGTCGTTAAGGGAATTTTTCAGTTCCAGCACTTTAGTGGCCTTTATTGATATGCCGTTCCTTCTTTTGTTTATCTGGGTAATTTATTTGATCGGCGGACCGCTGGTTTTCCCTGTAATCGCGGCAGTTCCGATTGTAATTATTGTGGGGATTCTTATTCAGATTCCTTTTCAGCATATAATTGAGAATCACTATAAAGAATCCACTCAGAAGAATGCGCTTTTGTTTGAAATAGTTCACGGCCTTGAAACTATTAAAACCAGTCTTGCTGAAGGACGTATGCAATCCCGCTGGGAAAACGTTGTGGGTATGAGTGCCCATTCCAGTAGTAGTGCAAAGGTTATGGCTAATATTTCTATTACGTTTTCTGTGCTTGTTACTCAAATGGTCAGTGTCGCGATTATTATCCTTGGAGTTGTTCTGATTTCTAAAGGTGAATTAACGGTGGGTGGATTAATAGCGTGTAACATACTGTCCGGCAGAGCTATGGCTCCTTTGAGCGCTGTTGCAGGATTGCTTTCCAGATATCAGCAATCCCGCATGGCTTTGGGGGCACTGGATATGTTAATGAAGCTGCCTAGCGAGAGGCCTGATGATAAGGAAACTTTTCATTATGCCGGAGGTGATCCCTCGATCACATTTAAGGATGTTTCATTTAGCTATCCGGGTACGGACAAAGCTGTGCTCAATAATGTTAATCTTCATATTAAACCCGGTGAAAAGGTCGGAATAATCGGCTGTATCGGTGCTGGTAAGACGACTTTAGGTAAACTTTGTTTAGGACTTTATCAGCCTGTTGAAGGCAGTGTGAAGCTCGGGGACATCGATTTAAGGCAAATGGATGTTGCGGATTTGCGAAGGAGAGTAGGGTATGTTGCTCAGGACAGCCTGCTTTTCTACGGAACGTTGAAGGATAACATTGCTTTTGGATTACCGGAAGCAGATGATCAATCTATCAGATATGCCGCAGATATTGCGGGTGTTACTTCTTTTGTAAAAGACCATCCAGCCGGTTTTGGTATGAAAGTCGGTGAACGAGGCTCGTCACTTTCGGGCGGACAGCGTCAAGCTGTTTCCATAGCGCGTACTATACTTCTTGATCCCGAAGTTTTAATTATGGATGAGCCTTCCAGCAACATGGATAATCAATCTGAGATTCGACTTAAAGACAAATTGCGCCCTTATGTTAAGGACAAGACTCTTATAGTTATTGCCCATCGACATACTATGCTCGACCTCGTGGACAGGCTGGTGATCATGGATAAAGGAAAAATTGCTGTTGACGGACCTAAGAAGGCAGTGCTGGACGGTTTAAGGTCTGGAAAAATAAAGGTATCTATATGA